The genomic interval ACGAGACATTAAACAAGATTGATACTGCTATGAATAAGCTGAGCCTGGACTCACTCAAGAAGCTGGGTAAAGATTTAGACTCAACATTAGATAAAAACGTTAACAAAATAAAAGAAAAAACCAAAACCAACAAATGAAATATTTTTTTATTTTAGCTGCATCATTACTGTTAATAGCCGGATGCGGAAAAAGCCAGCAGGAACTTGAGAAGGAAAGGATTCAGAAAGAAGCTGCCGAGCTTAAAAAAAGAATTGATTCTACCAGCAAATATATTGAGAGCGAAAGAAAAAGTCTGGATAGCAACATGAAGAGCATTGATTCACTTTCAAAAGAAATTGATAAGCTTCAAAAGAAAGTTGACCCTAAAAAGACCGACAAAAAATAAATTTAAAAAATTGAAATTATAATTCCACAGGAAGTATCTGTGAGAAAAAAAGTTATAAAAATAAAATAATTTAATTATAGAATATGAAATTACACGAGTATCAGGCAAAAGAATTACTTCAGAAATACGGAGTTGCAATTCAGGGCGGAGTGCCTATCAAATCAATGGAACACTTCGATACTGCAGTCGACACACTTAAAGCAAACGGCGTAAGCCAGATTGTTGTGAAGTCACAGATTCATGCAGGCGGAAGAGGCAAAGGCACAGTGTATCACAAACATAACAGAGATGAAGTTGCAGTACAGGGCGGAGTAAAATTCTTCGGCGATAATTTTGAAAAAGCAAAAGACTACGCAGGAAAAGTTTTAGGCAACGTGCTTGTAACACATCAGACAGGAGCAGAAGGAAAAGAAGTACAGACTCTTTTCATTGCTGAAGGTCTTGATTACAAAAAAGAATTGTACCTTGGTATTTTGCTTGATAGAACGAATTCAAAAAATGTCATAATGGCATCTACAGAAGGCGGCGTGGAAATTGAAACAGTTGCAGAAGAAACTCCTGAAAAAATTATAAAGATCTGGGTTGATCCGGGTACAGGACTTGAGGACTTCCAGGCAAGAGAGCTAGCATTCGGTCTTGGTCTTGAAGGTGCTGCTTACAAAGATTTCTTAAAGTTCATTAAAAATCTTTATAAAGCTTACGAAGGAATGGATGCTTCCATGATCGAAGTTAATCCTATGATTATCACAAATGATGACAAAATAATGGCGCTTGATGCAAAAGTTACATTGGATGACAATGCAACATTCAGACATAAAGATTTCGAAGAGTTAAGAGATTTAAACGAAGAAGATCCGCTTGAAGTTGAAGCATCTAACTTCAATTTGAATTATATAAAACTTGACGGTAACGTTGGTTGTATGGTTAACGGCGCAGGACTTGCCATGGGTACCATGGATTTAATCAAGCTTGCCGGCGGTTCACCTGCCAACTTCTTAGATGTAGGCGGTACGGCCAGCCCGACAACAGTAGAAAACGGTTTCAGAATTATTTTATCTGACCCGAACGTTAAAGCAATTTTGATTAATGTATTCGGCGGAATTGTAAGATGCGATCGCGTTGCGAACGGAGTAATTCAGGCAGCGAAGAATATCGATATCAAAGTTCCTGTTGTAGTAAGATTACAGGGAACAAATGCAAAAGAAGCTAAAGAAATATTAGAGAACTCAGGATTGAATCTCATTCCTGCAAACACTTTAACAGAAGCTGCTGAAAAAGTTAACATGGCATTGAAGATGGCAGAAGAAGATAAAGAAGTTGAAAAGGAAGTAGCAGAATTCGCAGATGAATCAGGCGCAGTTGATTCAGAAGTAATCGAAGTTGTAGAAACAATCGAAGTAATTGATATACCGGTAGAAAACAACACTGAAGAAAATAATTCTGAAGAGAACCCAACACCTGAAAATCTAAACTAATGTCCTACAAAAATATTACAGAGACATATTCATTAACTTACGATGATATATCGTTACTGCCTGACCAGATCTCGGCAGTGCAGCATCGTTCAAACTGTGATACGAGCGCAGAGTTTCTCGGCGTTAAGCTGGAGATTCCGATTATCGGCTCACCCATGAACACGGTCTGCGGCGGCAAGATGGCTAAGGCATTAGCTGATTTAAAATGCCTTGGAGTTATTCACAGATTCAATACAATCGAAGAGCAGATTGCTGAGTTTGAAGATTATGATTTGAAGGACAGTGAGTTTAAATCAGCGGCAGTCGGCATCAATAAAAAAATTGATATCGACCGTCTGAAAAAACTTGCCGACTACGGAATAAAAATAATGTGTGTAGATATTGCAAACGGCGGCTCGAAGATGATTGAAAGTTATCTGAATGACATTCAGGATATAATAAAGAAGTACGGACTAAAAATCATTGCAGGCAACGTTGCAAGCTATGAGACGACAAAGTTCTTAATTGATTTAAAAGTTGATGCAATCCGTGTCGGTATTGGTAACGGTGCAATGTGTTCCACTTCCATTAAATCAGGTATAGGCATAGGACAGGTTGATGCAATCATCCGCGCTTTAACAGCTAAGGATGAAATGAAGAGCGATGTAAAAATAATCGCTGACGGAGGGATTAATACTCCCGGCGCAATGTGCAAAGCACTTGCATTGGGATGTGATGCAGTTATGTTCGGACGTGTGCTCGCAGGAACGGAAGAAGCTCCTGGCGATGTATTAAAATATAACAATCAGCTCTGGAAAAAATATTGCGGCAGCGCATCATTTGCCGTTAAGCAGGATAAGAAAAATTATATCGAAGGTGAAGAATCGCTGGTAACATATAAAGGAAGCGTAACGAAAATTATCAGAGATTATCAGGAAGGGCTTCAGTCATCGATGAGTTATCTGAATTCAACAAGTATTACAGAGTTCCAGAAGAATTCTACATTTGTAAGGTTAACAAGTAACTCGTTTAACGAAAGAAAACCTCAGATATAATTTATAGATGCTGAAAGTCTTTTGGTTCAGGAAGGATTTACGATTAAAAGATAATGCAGCATTAAAAGCGTTCGTTGAAAATATAGAAGATACAGATGAAATTTTATTTTTGTACATCAAGAATAAAAATAAATTTGAGTATTACGGAGAGAAAAGAATAAATTTTTTATTCGAATGTCTTGCTGAGCTTAAGAACGATTTAAAAGAAATTGGATTTAATTTATTAATAACTGAAGGAAAGAGTCCTGATGTTTTTAAGAGACTAAAAAAAGAAGCGGATGATATTGAAGTTTATGCGAATGAACAAGTTGAGCCGTATTGTATAGAGAGAGATAAGAAGGTAAAAGAGATAATCCCCTCTTTTAATTTATTCAAAGATAATACAATTTTTCCTTTGGGAGAAATAAAGAACGGTGAAGGAAATTTTTATTCAGTTTACACTCCGTTCAAAAATAAATTTCTTTCAGAGTTAAAGAAGGAATACACAGCTAAGCAGATTTGCAATCTTGATAAGCTGAAAGATGCAAAGAAGTTTAAGAGCAAGAGTTTAAAAGAATTAGATTTACAAGCAAAAGAGTCAGGTAAAATCAAAGGAGGAAGAACAGAGGCTTTAAAGCATCTTAAATCTTTCTACCATGATAAGCTGGTTCGATACAAAGAACAAAGAGATTTTCCGGATGTTGTCGGCACAAGTTTGATGTCACCGCATATTCACTTCGGCACGATAGGAATAAGAGAGCTGTTCAGATTAGCTTTCAATAAGATTGATAAAGAAGTAAAGAATGTTGATGAGAAGACAAATGTTGATACATGGATAAACGAATTGATATGGAGAGAGTTTTATTACAATATAACGTTTCATAATCCCCAGATTGTTACGGAGTCGTTCAGATCTGAATACGACAATCTGAAATGGAGTTACGATGAGAAGCTCTTTAAATTTTGGTGTGAAGGAAAAACGGGTTATCCGATAGTTGATGCCGGAATGCGGCAGCTGAATGAAACAGGCTGGATGCATAACAGAGTGAGAATGATAACGGCAATGTTTTTTACAAAGGATTTATTTATTGACTGGAGACTCGGCGAGAAATATTTTGCTGAGAAGTTAATCGATTTGGATTTTTCCAGCAATAACGGAGGATGGCAATGGAGCTCATCAACCGGATGCGATGCTCAGCCCTACTTCAGGATTTTTAATCCTGTTCTGCAAAGCAAGAAGTTTGATACAGAAGGAAATTATATAAAGAAATATGTTCCTGAATTAAAAGATGTTGATGCAAAATATATTCATGACCCCTGGGAACATAAAGAAATTTTAAAAGAGAATAACGGAATTGAATTAGGCAGTCACTATCCCCTGCCAATAGTAGATCATTTTGAAATAAAAGACAGAGTGATTTCAGAGTTTAAAAGAATACAGAATTTAAAATCGAACCATAAATAAAAATTAATTGAGCAGCTTGGAAAACATCTACGATAAATATGAACCGGTCATCGGGCTTGAAATTCACGCTCAGATGAAAACGCAGACAAAGGCATTTTGTAAATGCTCTACGAATTTTCATAATTCGCCGAACAGCAACGTTTGCCCTATATGTCTCGGTATGCCCGGCACTTTGCCTGTGCTTAATAAAGAGCTTGTTGATTATGCTATACGCATGGGACTTGCAACGAACTGTTCAATAAGAGAGAAGTCTATCTTTGCCCGTAAAAATTATTTTTATCCTGACCTTACAAAAGGATATCAGATAACTCAGTTTGAAACTCCGATTTGTTACGATGGTTTTATTAATATAAAACTGAAAGACAAATCAGAAAAGAAAATAGGCATAACAAGAATTCACATGGAAGAAGATGCCGGAAAATCCATTCACGATTTTTCCGACAATGAAACACTTGTCGATTTCAACCGCTGTGGAGTACCGCTTATTGAAATTGTAAGCGAGCCTGATATCCGCTCTTCTGAAGAAGCAATTAATTATATGCAGAAGATAAGACAGATTTTGGTTTATTTAGATATCTGCGATGGAAATATGGAAGAAGGAAGTTTAAGATGTGATGCGAACGTATCTGTTAGATTAAAAGGAGCAATTGAGTTCGGCAACAGAACGGAAATAAAAAATCTTAATTCTTTTAAGAATGTTTCAGATGCAATTGAAACAGAAATAAAGAGACAAATAGAAGTTACTGAAAAAGGCGAGAAAGTTTTTTTCACTACAATGACTTACAATGCTAAGGATAAGACTACAGCTGCCACTCGCTCGAAGGAACAGGCACATGATTATAGATATTTTCCTGAGCCGGATCTGGTATTTACAGTTGTAGATAAGGCAATGAAGGATGAAATTGAATCGAAACTGCCGGAGTTCCCTGAAGCAAAATTAAAAAGATTTGTAAAAGATTATTCTATTCCTGAATATGACGCTGAAATATTGACATCAGGCAAGGAACTTTCAATTTATTTTGAAAATGTTATCAAAGAGTTAAAGCATAAAGACGAAAAAGGTTACAAGCAGGCAAGCAACTGGGTGATGAATGAAGTGCTGAAGGTTTTGAACGATAAAAAAATCGGAATAGAAAAATTTAACATACCTGAGATAAATCTATCAAAGCTGATCGATATTCTGCTCGATGAAAAAATAAACAAGACTGTTGCGCTGGAAATATTTGAATTGATGCTGACAAAGGAAACACGAGAAGAACAAAATCCTGAACACTTAATAAAAGAACTGGGACTTGAACAGGTCAGCGATACAAGCGAGATAGACGAGATAATAAAGAAGATTTTGAATGAGAGTCCGAAGGAAGTTGAAAGATATAAAGGCGGTGAGAAAAAACTTGCTGGATTATTTGTAGGAAAAATTATGAGAGAGAGCAAAGGTAAGGCAAACCCTAAAATTGTAAATGAGTTACTTTTAAAAAACTTAGAACAATTAAATTGAGAAAGAAATTAATAGCGGGCAACTGGAAAATGAATCTTGATATTA from Bacteroidota bacterium carries:
- the sucC gene encoding ADP-forming succinate--CoA ligase subunit beta, producing the protein MKLHEYQAKELLQKYGVAIQGGVPIKSMEHFDTAVDTLKANGVSQIVVKSQIHAGGRGKGTVYHKHNRDEVAVQGGVKFFGDNFEKAKDYAGKVLGNVLVTHQTGAEGKEVQTLFIAEGLDYKKELYLGILLDRTNSKNVIMASTEGGVEIETVAEETPEKIIKIWVDPGTGLEDFQARELAFGLGLEGAAYKDFLKFIKNLYKAYEGMDASMIEVNPMIITNDDKIMALDAKVTLDDNATFRHKDFEELRDLNEEDPLEVEASNFNLNYIKLDGNVGCMVNGAGLAMGTMDLIKLAGGSPANFLDVGGTASPTTVENGFRIILSDPNVKAILINVFGGIVRCDRVANGVIQAAKNIDIKVPVVVRLQGTNAKEAKEILENSGLNLIPANTLTEAAEKVNMALKMAEEDKEVEKEVAEFADESGAVDSEVIEVVETIEVIDIPVENNTEENNSEENPTPENLN
- a CDS encoding guanosine monophosphate reductase translates to MSYKNITETYSLTYDDISLLPDQISAVQHRSNCDTSAEFLGVKLEIPIIGSPMNTVCGGKMAKALADLKCLGVIHRFNTIEEQIAEFEDYDLKDSEFKSAAVGINKKIDIDRLKKLADYGIKIMCVDIANGGSKMIESYLNDIQDIIKKYGLKIIAGNVASYETTKFLIDLKVDAIRVGIGNGAMCSTSIKSGIGIGQVDAIIRALTAKDEMKSDVKIIADGGINTPGAMCKALALGCDAVMFGRVLAGTEEAPGDVLKYNNQLWKKYCGSASFAVKQDKKNYIEGEESLVTYKGSVTKIIRDYQEGLQSSMSYLNSTSITEFQKNSTFVRLTSNSFNERKPQI
- a CDS encoding deoxyribodipyrimidine photo-lyase: MLKVFWFRKDLRLKDNAALKAFVENIEDTDEILFLYIKNKNKFEYYGEKRINFLFECLAELKNDLKEIGFNLLITEGKSPDVFKRLKKEADDIEVYANEQVEPYCIERDKKVKEIIPSFNLFKDNTIFPLGEIKNGEGNFYSVYTPFKNKFLSELKKEYTAKQICNLDKLKDAKKFKSKSLKELDLQAKESGKIKGGRTEALKHLKSFYHDKLVRYKEQRDFPDVVGTSLMSPHIHFGTIGIRELFRLAFNKIDKEVKNVDEKTNVDTWINELIWREFYYNITFHNPQIVTESFRSEYDNLKWSYDEKLFKFWCEGKTGYPIVDAGMRQLNETGWMHNRVRMITAMFFTKDLFIDWRLGEKYFAEKLIDLDFSSNNGGWQWSSSTGCDAQPYFRIFNPVLQSKKFDTEGNYIKKYVPELKDVDAKYIHDPWEHKEILKENNGIELGSHYPLPIVDHFEIKDRVISEFKRIQNLKSNHK
- the gatB gene encoding Asp-tRNA(Asn)/Glu-tRNA(Gln) amidotransferase subunit GatB, whose amino-acid sequence is MSSLENIYDKYEPVIGLEIHAQMKTQTKAFCKCSTNFHNSPNSNVCPICLGMPGTLPVLNKELVDYAIRMGLATNCSIREKSIFARKNYFYPDLTKGYQITQFETPICYDGFINIKLKDKSEKKIGITRIHMEEDAGKSIHDFSDNETLVDFNRCGVPLIEIVSEPDIRSSEEAINYMQKIRQILVYLDICDGNMEEGSLRCDANVSVRLKGAIEFGNRTEIKNLNSFKNVSDAIETEIKRQIEVTEKGEKVFFTTMTYNAKDKTTAATRSKEQAHDYRYFPEPDLVFTVVDKAMKDEIESKLPEFPEAKLKRFVKDYSIPEYDAEILTSGKELSIYFENVIKELKHKDEKGYKQASNWVMNEVLKVLNDKKIGIEKFNIPEINLSKLIDILLDEKINKTVALEIFELMLTKETREEQNPEHLIKELGLEQVSDTSEIDEIIKKILNESPKEVERYKGGEKKLAGLFVGKIMRESKGKANPKIVNELLLKNLEQLN